A genomic region of Bradyrhizobium sp. ORS 278 contains the following coding sequences:
- a CDS encoding YchJ family protein — protein MPCPCGSPRPFDRCCGPYLIGDALPPTAEALMRSRYTAYTRGDIGYIAATLAADQHGAFDAHAAKDWATRVTWLGLRIVSTTRGTESDVDGVVSFVATYREAGKTIEHHEVSQFRRADDGAWRFVAGDTRAIATEPKRAAGAAKVGRNDPCPCGSGKKYKFCCGR, from the coding sequence ATGCCATGCCCTTGCGGATCACCGCGTCCCTTCGATCGCTGCTGCGGTCCCTACCTGATTGGCGATGCCTTGCCGCCGACGGCCGAGGCGCTGATGCGGTCGCGCTATACGGCCTATACGCGCGGCGACATCGGCTACATCGCCGCGACGCTCGCCGCCGATCAGCACGGCGCCTTCGACGCCCACGCGGCGAAGGACTGGGCGACACGCGTGACCTGGCTCGGTCTGCGCATCGTGTCGACGACGCGCGGGACGGAGAGCGATGTCGACGGCGTGGTCAGTTTCGTTGCGACCTATCGGGAGGCCGGCAAGACCATCGAGCATCACGAGGTCTCGCAGTTCCGCCGCGCCGACGACGGCGCCTGGCGCTTCGTCGCGGGCGACACGCGCGCGATCGCCACCGAGCCGAAGCGCGCCGCCGGTGCGGCCAAGGTCGGCCGCAACGATCCGTGTCCCTGCGGCAGCGGCAAGAAATACAAATTCTGCTGCGGACGGTGA
- a CDS encoding carboxymuconolactone decarboxylase family protein: MSGYQTPEDIQTVPQLVALAPTEAKAFLAFNHACARGDGVVPPKYRELISLAVALTTQCAYCLDVHTAAAAKAGATREELAEVAMIAAAVRAGGTLAHALLALRLFERHATSCQSGDNKEPSA, encoded by the coding sequence ATGTCCGGCTACCAGACCCCCGAAGACATTCAGACGGTGCCGCAACTGGTCGCGCTGGCGCCGACCGAGGCCAAGGCGTTCCTGGCGTTCAACCACGCCTGCGCGCGCGGCGACGGCGTCGTTCCGCCCAAGTATCGCGAGCTGATCTCGCTCGCGGTCGCGCTGACCACGCAGTGCGCCTATTGTCTCGACGTCCACACCGCCGCGGCCGCCAAGGCCGGCGCGACGCGCGAGGAGCTGGCGGAGGTGGCGATGATCGCCGCCGCCGTGCGCGCCGGCGGCACGCTCGCCCATGCGCTGCTGGCGCTGCGGCTGTTCGAGCGGCACGCCACATCCTGCCAAAGCGGCGACAACAAGGAGCCGAGCGCGTGA
- a CDS encoding helix-turn-helix transcriptional regulator translates to MIACVGNVYQAAYDPILWPEAVESLRMLFDGSRACLVRIGPERRPDDLIAPNNDPAFQGRYIAEFADEPNIIEQAVARAEVGSAYSDLRFIGRETLRSSRLWNEWMAPQDMYGGLTCKLASAGQSTWFFDVQRGRCQTSFDAADLDLMRTLAPHLSRAIEISRQTRIAQLVSTSLSHLPFAVMAVDAGLRILASNAAAEQILSDRDSGLSQRRGVLATSDVQSTIKLQRLVVASCAAESGSLPGLGGDLLVVPPAQTNDSAGLAISVGPSLGAGVPTHALEPCAVVIARRLSQQLPAGFDDAIAQVFELTPQEARVGAAIAAGQSLKQAADLIGIRVSTARTHLGRIFSKTGTRQQSQLVALLRSVQVALPRK, encoded by the coding sequence GTGATCGCTTGCGTCGGCAACGTCTATCAGGCCGCGTACGATCCGATCCTCTGGCCAGAGGCTGTCGAATCGCTACGGATGTTGTTCGACGGATCGAGGGCCTGCCTGGTGCGCATCGGGCCCGAGCGGCGGCCGGACGATCTGATCGCCCCTAACAACGATCCCGCCTTCCAGGGCCGCTACATTGCCGAGTTCGCCGACGAGCCCAACATCATCGAGCAGGCGGTTGCGAGGGCGGAGGTCGGCTCGGCCTACAGCGATCTGCGCTTCATCGGCAGGGAGACGCTGCGATCGAGCCGCCTGTGGAACGAGTGGATGGCGCCGCAGGACATGTATGGCGGCTTGACCTGCAAGCTCGCCTCGGCCGGTCAATCGACGTGGTTCTTCGACGTGCAGCGTGGCCGCTGCCAAACATCGTTCGATGCGGCTGATCTCGACCTGATGCGAACGCTGGCGCCGCATCTCTCCCGCGCCATCGAGATTTCGCGACAGACGCGAATTGCGCAGCTGGTCTCCACGAGCCTGTCGCATCTGCCGTTCGCCGTGATGGCCGTCGATGCGGGGTTGCGTATTCTGGCCAGCAATGCGGCGGCGGAGCAAATCCTGTCGGATCGTGACAGCGGCCTGTCGCAGCGCCGGGGCGTGCTCGCGACATCGGACGTCCAGAGCACGATCAAGCTGCAGCGGCTCGTCGTCGCATCCTGTGCGGCAGAGTCCGGAAGCCTTCCAGGCCTCGGCGGCGATCTGCTCGTCGTACCGCCGGCGCAGACGAATGATTCTGCAGGACTCGCGATCTCAGTTGGTCCGTCGCTGGGAGCCGGTGTGCCGACCCACGCTCTCGAGCCCTGTGCGGTCGTGATCGCGCGCCGGTTGTCGCAGCAGCTGCCTGCCGGTTTCGACGACGCCATCGCGCAGGTCTTCGAGCTGACGCCGCAGGAGGCGCGCGTTGGCGCGGCGATCGCGGCCGGGCAATCGCTCAAACAGGCTGCCGACCTGATCGGGATTCGGGTGAGCACCGCGCGCACCCATCTCGGGCGGATCTTCAGCAAGACGGGCACCCGCCAGCAGAGCCAGCTCGTCGCCTTGCTGAGAAGCGTGCAAGTCGCGCTGCCTCGCAAATAG
- a CDS encoding RNA polymerase sigma factor, which produces MSAMSIIDETFEAARLGDRDAVVRLLERVQPDIRRYARASCRTSADSEDAAQQALWLLSRHVGSIRAVAALSSWLFRVVQRECLRLARRIGLISGFDEAEFEARLAERPEAELRLDLAAAFEALPPRYREVALMRDLREMTIDDIAAELGLTRQAVKARLHRARLLLRDYLKG; this is translated from the coding sequence ATGAGCGCCATGTCGATCATCGACGAAACATTCGAGGCGGCGCGGCTCGGCGACCGTGACGCTGTCGTGAGGCTGCTCGAGCGGGTGCAGCCGGATATCCGCCGCTATGCCCGCGCCTCGTGCCGGACGTCGGCGGATTCGGAGGATGCGGCCCAGCAGGCGCTATGGCTGCTGTCGCGCCATGTCGGCAGCATCCGCGCCGTCGCCGCGCTGTCCTCCTGGCTGTTTCGTGTGGTCCAACGCGAATGCCTCCGGCTGGCGCGGCGGATCGGGCTCATCAGCGGTTTCGACGAGGCGGAATTCGAGGCGCGGCTCGCTGAACGTCCGGAGGCCGAACTGCGGCTCGATCTCGCCGCTGCCTTCGAGGCGTTGCCGCCGCGCTATCGCGAGGTCGCGCTGATGCGCGATCTCAGGGAGATGACGATCGACGACATCGCCGCCGAACTCGGCCTGACGCGGCAGGCGGTCAAGGCGCGGCTGCATCGCGCCCGCCTGCTGCTGCGCGATTACCTGAAAGGTTGA
- a CDS encoding formamidase, producing the protein MNGLGGLNKSEHGVVIGLVQLQLPVVVTKEDLAKQTEKIVWMVGKARRNLGTMDLVVFPEYSLHGLSMDTNPEIMCRLDGPEVAAFKQACIDNKIWGCFSIMEYNPDGNPYNSGLIIDSNGEIKLYYRKLHPWIPVEPWEPGDLGIPVIEGPRGAKIALIICHDGMFPEMARECAYKGAEIMIRTAGYTAPIRDSWRFTNQANAFQNLMVTANVCMCGSDGSFDSMGEGMIVNFDGSILAHGTTGRADEIITAEVRPDLVREARIGWGVENNIYQLWHRGYVAVKGGAMDCPYTFMHDMVAGTYRLPWEDQVKITDGTSCGFPAPTRVFGKMAKAAE; encoded by the coding sequence ATGAATGGGCTCGGCGGTCTCAACAAATCCGAACACGGCGTGGTCATCGGCCTCGTGCAACTCCAATTGCCGGTCGTCGTGACCAAGGAGGATCTCGCGAAGCAGACCGAGAAGATCGTCTGGATGGTCGGCAAGGCCCGGCGCAATCTCGGCACCATGGACCTCGTCGTCTTCCCGGAATATTCGCTGCACGGGCTGTCGATGGACACCAATCCGGAGATCATGTGCCGGCTGGATGGGCCGGAGGTCGCGGCGTTCAAGCAGGCCTGCATCGACAACAAGATCTGGGGTTGCTTCTCCATCATGGAGTACAACCCCGACGGCAATCCCTACAATTCCGGCCTGATCATCGACAGCAATGGCGAGATCAAGCTGTACTATCGCAAGCTTCATCCGTGGATCCCGGTCGAGCCGTGGGAGCCCGGCGATCTCGGCATTCCCGTCATCGAGGGGCCGCGCGGCGCCAAGATCGCGCTGATCATCTGCCATGACGGCATGTTCCCGGAAATGGCGCGGGAATGCGCCTACAAGGGCGCGGAGATCATGATCCGCACGGCGGGCTACACCGCCCCGATCCGCGACAGCTGGCGCTTCACCAACCAGGCGAATGCATTCCAGAATCTCATGGTGACCGCCAACGTCTGTATGTGCGGCTCCGACGGCTCGTTCGATTCGATGGGCGAGGGCATGATCGTCAATTTCGACGGCAGCATTCTCGCGCACGGCACGACCGGCCGGGCCGACGAGATTATCACCGCGGAGGTGCGTCCCGATCTCGTGCGCGAGGCGCGCATCGGCTGGGGCGTCGAGAACAACATCTATCAGCTCTGGCACCGCGGCTATGTCGCGGTGAAGGGCGGCGCGATGGATTGCCCGTACACCTTCATGCACGACATGGTCGCCGGCACCTACCGGCTGCCCTGGGAGGACCAGGTCAAGATCACCGACGGCACCTCCTGCGGCTTCCCCGCGCCGACGCGCGTGTTCGGAAAGATGGCCAAGGCGGCGGAGTGA
- a CDS encoding LysE family translocator — MAGVGVGLTVAAPIGPMGILCIQRTLTSGAAAGLATGLGAATVHLTYSVLAIVGIGTIVQPWAETNSLVLGLLSGFTLLWFAIRTRRSAPLPAGDDADRVQLIRAYASAIGLGVTNPLTIILFCAALHTLMVHSAGLLLAAGVFLGSALWWTLLSATIAIVRHRFDSNVLALSSKLASLVLLALGALALARACGRLMT; from the coding sequence ATGGCCGGCGTCGGCGTTGGGCTGACGGTGGCTGCGCCTATCGGACCGATGGGAATTCTCTGCATCCAGCGCACGTTGACCTCCGGCGCGGCAGCGGGGTTGGCGACGGGACTGGGCGCGGCAACGGTTCATCTGACCTACAGCGTGCTTGCCATCGTTGGAATCGGCACGATCGTCCAGCCATGGGCTGAGACGAATTCGCTCGTCCTCGGCCTGCTATCCGGTTTCACCCTGTTGTGGTTCGCGATCCGGACGCGCCGATCGGCGCCGCTGCCGGCCGGTGACGATGCCGACCGGGTCCAATTGATCAGGGCCTATGCGAGCGCGATCGGGCTTGGCGTCACCAACCCGCTCACAATCATTCTGTTCTGCGCGGCGCTGCATACGCTCATGGTTCATTCAGCAGGGCTGCTGCTGGCCGCCGGCGTGTTCCTCGGCTCCGCGCTCTGGTGGACCCTCCTCAGCGCGACGATCGCGATCGTCCGCCACCGATTCGATTCGAATGTGCTCGCCCTGAGCAGCAAGCTCGCCAGCCTGGTGCTCCTGGCGCTCGGCGCGCTGGCTCTCGCCAGAGCATGCGGACGCCTGATGACCTGA
- a CDS encoding DUF2892 domain-containing protein: protein MAWLRKNIGRSHQIVRIVLGLGTAVVALTVLNGPGAWLLAAGGLGFAVTGAVGYCPACAVAGIGTGGRP from the coding sequence ATGGCATGGCTGCGCAAAAATATCGGAAGATCGCATCAGATAGTTCGGATCGTGCTCGGGCTCGGCACTGCGGTCGTTGCTCTCACGGTCTTGAACGGGCCTGGTGCGTGGCTGTTGGCGGCCGGCGGGCTTGGCTTCGCCGTGACAGGCGCGGTCGGCTATTGTCCGGCGTGTGCCGTCGCCGGGATCGGCACTGGAGGCCGGCCATGA
- a CDS encoding MmcQ/YjbR family DNA-binding protein, with protein MTGHEFRTLALSFAGTIAAPHFDRTAFKVRRTYATLAADERSANLLLTPEEQEFYSGLNPAGIRRVANKWGDQGWTTVTLAEVDAALMCDVLAKAWQLASPSKPPRARRK; from the coding sequence ATGACCGGTCACGAGTTTCGCACGCTGGCGCTGTCGTTCGCCGGGACGATAGCGGCGCCCCACTTCGATCGCACCGCGTTCAAGGTCAGGCGCACCTACGCGACATTGGCGGCGGATGAACGATCCGCCAACCTGCTGCTGACGCCGGAAGAGCAGGAGTTCTACAGCGGCCTCAACCCCGCGGGCATCCGCCGCGTCGCCAACAAATGGGGCGATCAGGGCTGGACCACCGTCACGCTCGCGGAGGTCGATGCCGCGCTGATGTGCGACGTGCTCGCCAAGGCGTGGCAGCTCGCAAGCCCGTCGAAGCCGCCGCGTGCGCGTCGAAAATGA
- a CDS encoding acyl-CoA dehydrogenase family protein codes for MSASAKVIPRDWLDWPFFEPRHRDLCKRLDRFVGSGVLDDVDHGDVDAACRGLVRALGAAGLLDSAVVAPDADAGAIDSRAICLSRETLAYADGLADFAFAMQGLGSGAIALGGSEELRAGVLPKVRSGEWLAAFALSEKEAGSDVAAMACSARRDGDDYVLDGEKTWISNGGIADVYTLFARTGEAPGARGISAFVVYPDDSGFSVAERIEVIAPHPLATLRLENCRIPVSRRLGAPGGGFKLAMQTLDIFRASVAAAALGFGRRALDEAQAHAQSRQMFGGALADLQMTQAAFGEMATDTDAAALLTYRAAWRRDVQKLPTTREAAMAKLTATETAQRVIDRALQMFGGRGVRKGEIVEGLYREIRALRIYEGATEVQKLIVAREFLKSRAGVVRD; via the coding sequence ATGAGTGCATCGGCGAAGGTGATTCCCCGCGACTGGCTGGACTGGCCGTTTTTCGAACCGCGGCACCGCGACCTGTGCAAGCGGCTTGATCGTTTCGTCGGCTCGGGCGTGCTCGACGACGTCGATCACGGCGATGTCGACGCGGCGTGTCGCGGACTCGTGCGCGCGCTCGGCGCCGCGGGATTGCTCGACAGCGCTGTCGTGGCGCCGGATGCGGATGCTGGCGCGATCGATTCCCGTGCGATCTGCCTGTCGCGCGAAACGCTGGCTTACGCGGACGGCCTCGCCGATTTCGCCTTCGCCATGCAGGGGCTCGGCTCCGGCGCGATCGCGCTCGGCGGCTCCGAGGAGCTGCGCGCAGGCGTGCTGCCGAAGGTGCGATCGGGCGAATGGCTGGCGGCCTTCGCGCTGTCGGAGAAGGAGGCCGGCTCCGACGTCGCCGCGATGGCCTGCAGCGCCCGGCGCGACGGCGACGACTACGTGCTCGACGGCGAGAAGACCTGGATCTCCAATGGCGGTATCGCCGACGTCTATACGCTGTTCGCCCGCACCGGCGAGGCACCGGGCGCGCGCGGCATCTCCGCCTTCGTCGTGTATCCCGATGATTCCGGCTTCTCGGTCGCCGAGCGCATCGAGGTGATCGCGCCGCATCCGCTGGCGACCTTGCGCCTCGAGAACTGCCGCATTCCGGTGAGCCGGCGGCTCGGCGCGCCCGGTGGCGGCTTCAAGCTCGCCATGCAGACGCTCGACATCTTCCGCGCCTCTGTCGCCGCCGCCGCGCTCGGCTTCGGCCGCCGCGCCCTCGACGAGGCGCAGGCGCATGCGCAGAGCCGCCAAATGTTCGGCGGCGCCTTGGCCGACCTGCAGATGACGCAGGCCGCCTTTGGCGAGATGGCCACCGACACCGACGCCGCGGCGCTCCTGACCTACCGGGCCGCCTGGCGCCGCGACGTCCAGAAGCTGCCGACCACGCGTGAGGCCGCCATGGCCAAGCTCACTGCCACCGAGACCGCGCAACGCGTCATCGACCGTGCGCTGCAGATGTTCGGCGGCCGCGGCGTCCGCAAGGGTGAGATCGTGGAAGGCCTTTACCGCGAGATCCGCGCGCTGCGCATCTACGAGGGCGCGACCGAAGTGCAGAAGCTGATCGTCGCGCGCGAATTCCTGAAGTCGCGTGCCGGCGTGGTACGCGACTGA